In the Colius striatus isolate bColStr4 chromosome 3, bColStr4.1.hap1, whole genome shotgun sequence genome, TATTTTTCTGGGTTTagttctgctccttcaaggctGACAGTCCAGAAATCCTGGACAACAGTACAGATGATAACAGCTTATCTTGTAAATATTAAACCATAAACCATATATAATGTTTACTATGGggaataaaagggaaaaaaaacctcagcaaaGCCAAATTACCTGCTGGAGGCCACGTCAATTTCAGAACTGAATGAAGGGATTGTTCCCCACAACAGTTCATCAGACAACTAGCACCACATTGTAAGGTTTTATTTCACAAATATGATTTCTCCAGACTGTATGAAGACTTCTGTTCTTCACTGTCAGGCGAAGAACACTGCCACATCTTTAGGCTTCTATTGGTGACTCTGGCATTTGCCACTGCCCATGTCCCTTACCCACACCACCACCATCACAGCTGAGCTTTACCACATACTTCAAGATGAGTATCATTCCCATCTTGCCTGTCAGAAATGTGCACTTACCAGTACCTAAGGCATTGACTCTCTCTACAGCAACCTGGCTCCAAGCACCAGGTGCTGCTCCACAGTCAAGAACAGAAAGTCCTGGACGAAGAATACGGAGCTTGTCATCGATCTCCAGTAACTTGAAGGCACTTCGGCAACGGAAGTGCTGCCGCTTTGCTGCCTTGACATAGGGATCCTTCAGGTGCCGCTCTAACCACCGGTGTTCAGCTCCAGTTTTCTTCAGAAACCCCACTGTAGTGTGCAGACATTTATTCACCAAATGCTGACAGCTGCTTGGAGGAATGGTGAGTTAACTGGTTAGTACACAAACACTATGTCTTTCAAAAGTCTCTAATTCTAACCTCGACTCCAGCTCCTCACATGCTCAAAAAATAGCCTCCAAATTTGCGATTCTTGGCACTTTTACTTATCTGGTccaaccagagaaaaagggacGTATTTtggacagaggctgcaggggctgtaTCCCGAGCAAAGGTGGAAAAATGAACCATATACCTTCGCTTCTGCTCTAGCGCTTGTGTTTATTGCCTGCGGCGACAGGGCATGGCCGACTGAGGCCGGCAAGGCCCTGGGCTGCCTCCGAGGGTCTGGCAGCCTCTGTGCGAGGGAGGGCCAGGGGTATGTCAGCCCCTCAGGGAGGGGAAGCCCCAGCctctggaggctccttccctgaaAGCACGCCGACAGCCACGAGCACTGCTGCCACTACTTTACAAGTAACTCACCCCCCAAGTCCCCGGCATTTCCAGCAACTACAAACCCCAAACGCCTCTTCCCCATCTCTGACGAACACTTAAGGCGCCGGCACTAACGCCGCACCCCCGGGGCAGAGCGGGACCCAGTGACCCTACCTGGCCTGCCGCCGAGCTCGCCTCAGCATCCCCTCGGCGCATCGAACCGCGGTGGCAGTGGTGGTAGTGGTAGTGGTGgtggcggcggcagcggcagcgaCCCCGACCAGccgcgccatggccgcctcagCCCGACCCGCCTCCTCGCGGGGGCCGGTGCCGGGGCGGGAGCGGCGCCGGGCAGGGGCGGGCTCGGGGCGGGCTCGGCGCCGCGCGGGAAAGGCCgcgctgagctgggctgggccggaGCGGCGGTGGGCGGGAAGGTCGGGcggagctgggctgggccggaGCGGCGGTGGGCGGGAAGGTCGGGcggagctgggctgggccggaGCGGCGGTGGGCGGGAAGGTCGGGcggagctgggctgggccggaGCGGCGGTGGGCGGGAAGGTCGGGcggagctgggctgggccggaGCGGCGGTGGGCGGGAAGGTCGGGcggagctgggctgggccggaGCGGCGGTGGGCGGGAAGGTCGGGcggagctgggctgggccggaGCGGCGGTGGGCGGGAAGGTCGGGcggagctgggctgggccggaGCGGCGGTGGGCGGGAAGGTCGGGcggagctgggctgggccggaGCGGCGGTGGGCGGGAAGGTCGGGcggagctgggctgggccggaGCGGCGGTGGGCGGGAAGGTCGGGcggagctgggctgggccggaGCGGCGGTGGGCGGGAAGGTCGGGcggagctgggctgggccggaGCGGCGGTGGGCGGGAAGGTCGGGcggagctgggctgggccggaGCGGCGCCGCGCGGGAAAGCCGGGCGGAGCTGCGCGGGGGACAAGGAAAGGGAGCCTCGTACTGCGCTTGGGGTGCCGGAGGGGTTGAGGATGGGTTGGAAAGGGGGGCGTGTAATGGGTTTGGGGAATGAGGTTCTGAAGGGACAGGGATTTGGGAAGGAGGGGATCAaagatttggggagggggtgctgggggagaaggagCCATTGGGAGAGGCACTGGGGGACCATGGGTTTGCGACAGGCATGGTGTGGACCAGGCATTTGGGAAGGGGCTGGCTGTCCCCCCTCGGGCTGGAGGATCAGCCTGGCCTCCCCACTGAGGGGTACTGGGAGCCCTTGGCACAGTGTGCCCTCCTCATCTCTCACCCAGGAACCATGTGCACGTCCAGGCTTTTCACCCTTGTCCTGGTGGTGCAGCCGCCCCGTGTCCTCTTGGGCATGAAGAAACGAGGGTTTGGAGCTGGTCTCTGGAATGGCTTCGGTGGAAAGGTGCAGCCAGGGGAGAGCATCGAGGAGGCTGCTCGCAGGTGAGGCCTCGGCTGGCatcctggggagaggagggtgttggggcagaggcagggccctGGAAATGCTACACCATTTGTggtgggctgcaggcagagttACTGCAGCTTGTCTGATCAGTAATGCCCTCGTAACCAGTGCATTACCCACCAGGGCAGTCATGAGCCTTctctgaacagagaaagttGCTGATACAAAGCTGTACTTTGCCACCTCCTCACTTTACGGCATGCCTAAAGTTGCCCTCACACCTGCAGGAAGATCAACGTTGGTGTGCTCAACAGCTACCTAACAGCTTTTGCCCTGAGCCATCTCCTCAGCTGTGTCAGTACAACCGCCTGGGTTCTGTGGTGAGCTAATCCAGGGGCCAGATGGGTCCTCTCTGCAGATGTGCACAGTGTTAACATCTGACACTCACTTTTCATGTCATTTCTGATatggactggaacatctttcatacgaggaaaggctgtgggaactggggctgtttagtctggaggagacccaggggatctcattaatatttacacatatctaaatggtgggtatcaggaggttggggcatccctttctTTGTtggtagctagcaataggacaaggggtaatgggatgaagctggaacacaaaaaagttccatttaaacataaaaaaccctattttactgtgagagtaatggagccctggcacaggctgcccagggacggtgtggaggctcctttcttggaggtcttcaagacccacctggacatgttcctatgtgacctgatctaggtgactctgcttctgcagggggggggtggaatagatgatctctaaaggtcccttccaatccctaccattctatgatgattctgtgatgatctCTTGAGTAGATATCACAAAGTCCAAATCAAACCTAACTCTCACCACCTCCGCTGTGTATTTTGAGTGGAGAGAGGAGGCTGTAGTTCCCTATTGCAGTCTCAGTGGGGTTTGCAGTAGCATAAGGAGTCCTTGCAGAAAAGGTAGTTAAATATTAAGCTGAAACATGAACAAAACTTTCCTGTATCAATAACATTTCTATCCTTCTCTATCCTAGTCACCCTCAGCCCTTCACTGACACATCTTACATGGGGAGCACTTATCTCGTTCATTATTTCTGATTTGCTACCTGTAATGTTTCCAGGCACTACACAAAGAGACAACAGATAAATGGCTTATAGAACCATAGCAgtattttgctttgttcttcaATTATCACAGCCTGTAAAATGAGGCTTTTAGCATTGTTGCTGCAAAACTGCCTCTCTTTTAGACAGTTTTGCAGGAAGATAAACTAAAATTACCTAAGACATTAAGTTGAAAGATAATTTTGAAGGATGGGATCCATGAAGTTGATGCCAAAGAAAACTGGTGCCTTAAAGATCATTTCCATTCCATCTTAAAATTGTGAAGTTACTGCCAAACATGTAACTACATTAATAATTAACTGAAGATAGGGTGTTGCAAgtattccttatttttcttcattagaaGAACCATGACTGACTTTAAGCTATGATGATTCTGTCAGAGGTAGGTAAAAATAAAGAGAGCCTGAAGTGTGGAGCAGAAACAGAGCAAGTAATTGAATGTGCTTCAAGTAGTTGTGCGTGGTGATGCATGGAAGAGAGCTGCCAGGCAAGTCTCTCAAAGTGTTCTTAAAAGTCTTGCCTTCTAGCCTCTCCTTACGATAAATGTAATTCCATGGAGCTGAATTGAAAGTTTACACAattggtttgtgtttgttgtATGGGCATTTGAAAGGGAGACAGCAATCATAACCTTCTGTGTGCAAATGATGTTATAGCTAGTGTTCTTTAAATAAGCTTCGGTTAGCCTCAGAAGTGTGCCCAGCTTTGTTTTACAGGTGCAGCTTTCACCTTTATTTCACTGGAGGCATTTTGAACCTGCGAGTAAAGCTACTGACTGCTTTTTTGTTCCCCCACTGCTCCCTTTCATGTAAAGAAGGCTGTTTCTCAtgcagggagctcctggaggaGAGTGGACTGACTGTGGACACCTTGCAGAAGATGGGTCAGATCACATTTGAATTTGTGGGCAATTCTGAACTCATGGACGTGCACATTTTCAGGGCAGATGACTTTCACGGAGAGCCAACAGAAAGTGATGGTAGGTAGCtaaagaagaggaaggaaggatgcGCTTCCTCTCCTGAGACAGTATTGCTCTCAGAAATGCAGAACTATTAATGCCAAAATCTCTTTAGGAAGGGAGGCAGTGAAGCTGTAGAGGGAAGCAGCCCTCTATGCAGGAAAGCCCCAAGAGAAAGTTTCatggaaacatttttgttttctcccacCAGAAATGCGTCCACAGTGGTTTCAGCTGGATGAGGTGCCATTCCATCACATGTGGGCAGATGATATCTACTGGTTTCCCCTGCTGCTTCAGAAAAAGTTGTTTCGTGGCTATTTTAAGTTTGAGGGGCAAAACACTATCCTGGAGCACACCCTGAAAGAAGTGGAGGAAgtttaagaaaacagaagcattcCACCCTGGGCTGCTTCTGCCCACACTGGGCTGGAACACCATCAGTACTACTTGAAAGGGTCTGCTTTCTCAGCTCTCCAGCAAGGGAGACTTATTTGCAAGGTCACTggaaagtaaggaaaataaGGGGGTTTCTTAGAGCAGAAATAGAAGTAACAAGATTTTCCATGCTGTGAAGTCCCTGGCTGTGATATGCTGTAGTGGTTATGTGATTAGAGCTATTAAAAACTTAGTAGTAACCCTTCTCTTTACAGGTGGTTAATTCTGTAAGCTTTTCCCTTGTGGctggaaatgttttcaaaagatcaagaatatttttcagtaaaagcaTGTGGTGTTCTCTTGTAAACAGCTGTCTGCCTTCTAGACTTTAAGGGCCTTTTAGGAGTTGGCTTCCTTTCACAGAAACATTAAGtggtctgtgctgcagcagaatcAATTATCTTCTCAATGCCAGTTTCTGTACAGTTCCCTGTTCAGCATTACTCCAGCCAGATGAGGCTGGACTTGCACTGTGAAGGCCTTTTGGACAGTTTTTGTAGAGATCCCTTCAGGATTCTGCAACAGAACGCACTGTAAGGTTAAATGAGTTAAGAAAacaggaggcagagggagaaGCATGGCAGTGTTCAGGCCCTGcatctgcagctcctgctgtgaaCTTGACTCTTTTGAGTATTTCAGGTAAAAGTATGCTGAACGCAATCAAAACTTCAGCAAGTCCACGTTGCAAATTACCACCTCCTGTGGCTGCAGGCTTGGCCACAGATCGGTAGCAGGTGACCTGTTCAGCACTCAGGTCAGACTAACTTTGCATGCAGAACAGCACAGGCATAATCAAACTGTGCTAGAAATAACACATCACATACATCAGTTCTTACACAagtctggggtttgtttttgttttgtttctttaaacacTTCTGCAAACACATATAACATAGACAGAATCTTGGAATGTCATATAAGGATCTGTAAACGTTTCCAGTCTACCAGCTCTAGTAATAGTTCTTTAATTCCTGCATTTGGATAAAGTGCTTCATACATAAGGCTACTTGAGCAAAGCAAAGATACATAATATTCCAGGCAGGCAAAACTCACACCTTCAGAACAAGATTGTTTCTTCTTGTCTCCCTCCAGCAGGTCTGAATAATTTAGGACTCAAAAATGCCCTTCATATGCTTAGTGCGCCACAGCTCTGAGGGTAAGAGTTAACCtcttacttttccttttctgcagcacACCAAGTTATTGACAGAGTTTTTGAcccttgcctctgctgcagacatGGCAGTAAGGGCTCCTGGCTGCTCTAACAGAGAGAACATCCCCAGgtgagcagaggagagagaacaTCAGCCCAAGGGGACAGGCAGCCTGTCACAGGATGCAACACCCTACTCTGTGGTAGGAGAAGGAGCAAGTGACAGCCAAAACTTGTCACCTTGCCTTGGCTGGTGGAGCCTGTAAATTAATTGCACAGTGAGAGAGGGCAAATTACTTTCTGTTCCTCCAGCAGCTTAGGTAGAAAAAGAACAAGTGCAGCTCAGGCTTGTAGTTCTCTTTGCTATCCCCTCCACTTCATCCCTTGCAACACTGTTACAAAGATGTTTTCTCCAGCACTGACTCTGAGCTCATGCCAAGGAATAGTGACATTGCTCCTGCTCCAGTTGTGGAGacagactttaaaataaattctcaCCCCAGCTGGTGATCTTTGTATTTAGGAACCAGCACAAACTGCAAATTGTAAATCAGCCTGTTACAAATTTCAGGAATTAAACCCCTGCATGATCCAAGTAGAAGAGAAAGCACTGGAATGTAGCAAGGCACTGTTGAAAACGTGTTACAACTTAGAAGGAACTTACAAGGAAGATGGAAGGACAGGGAAAGAAAGATCAAAAATTAAGGTTGTACTGTAAGTGTAGTTTGGAAAGCCTTTCACCACACAACGCTGGTCAAAAAGCCTGTATATTGCCACTTTTCACAGCTCAAAGCAGAGACCACCTCAGAAATGGCAAAAACACATAGCCCTTTGGAGAAAaccattttcattaaaagattGAAGGCCTATTCTACCACAACTGTTTTGAACACAAGCCCAAGCGATACAGAAAGCTGACACTCAAGAAGGCACATGAACTCTTTGGTGCTACATTTTACAGGAGCATTGGTTCTTGGACAGGCAGCATGCACTGCTCAATCAGTCTTCTGCTTTGTTTAGTGTTTATTGCAATCTACCCTGCTACCAGCGACAGAACCAACTTCCTTGGGTGGAAGGAGGCTGtttgctgcagaaggcaatagCAAGAAGGGAACCAGAACCATTTCCCCTACCTTGTCTGGGGAAATGGACAACTGGAGTCAACATCATCTATTCCCTGCCACATTCCTCTAGAGGAAAGAAGCTGTACTTGATGCTGCTCTCCAAGTCTGAGAGATCCTTAAAGAGAACAAATGCAGTAAGGAAATCCTTCACACATTGAGGTAAACACTATAGTGCTATTTGCACACTGAACAGTCTTCCAAAAATAAGGTTGTATGGGTTGTATGACAGTGTATGCATGGATTTAGGAATGAGACAGAAGATGGGCAGTCCAGTATGAAATAAACTCTGAAAGTGCTGTCAGCTGTATCAGCTTTGAGAATAGGAGGCCTCTGTTCCCAAAATACCAAGTGAACAGAGGAATAttaaggtaaaaaaaccccacccccaAAACTGCTCTTCTTGAAGAGGCAGAAGCTTGACAGAGGAATGGGTGTTCTCTTCAAAGAAGGTAATTCCAGTTCCTTTATAGGCCATGCAGTCTGTGTTTATCATTACTCCAGCCTCTGCACTTGGACTGCAGAATGCTTGAAGGAGAATAGGAAAGAGGAGTTAGTCCAAAGCCTAAATGTGGTTttgatgtttgggttttttttttggggggagtcatttttaaataaagtccAAAAGTCTAACTTTTGTCTACATGTGTGAAGTGCAAAGTTCCATTTGGGCTAATACTTTGCAAGTGCTCCTACAGAACACAGCCCAGCCATCCACCTCAGACAAGTTACACGGAAGATCCATTACACAGATACCAGACCTTGCCCTAAAACACATGGTATTTTCTCAGTTTCACTGTTCGCATCAGGCAAAAACAAGGCTCAATGAGTGAGGAGGGGTACTAAGACCAAGCAAATGACAGTGCCAGGAGTGAGGAACACTTAACTATGGTAACATGCTTTCTGCACTTTAACCACAAATGATCTTCCTTACAGAGACAAAGGCAAGCAGAAAAACCCGTGATCCCATTCTTGAGAGAGTATCTTCTTTTACTGTACTGTAGAAACATTTCACTTCCCAGCCACTTTGCTCTGGGATAATCTCTTCTGCACCACTACGAAAATCTGCAGCAGAGAGTATTCAACCCATATCCAGCCACAGGCATTTGCAGTCCATCTGTCTCACTGGACAAGGTCAATATGCAGGAAGAAAGACTCAGAAGAAGAGAGTTAACACTTGCATTGTCATAAAAAGCTCTTAATAATGCCTTCTGAGCAAGATTGTTAAATAAGACACCCTACACACTCCTTCAGGCCCAGCACACAAGAAATTCACTCAAGTGCACTTCACTATGTTTTGAGGGGTGTGTGCAATAGTTTTGCTGGTCTCATGAAACAAGGCAAGTAACTTATCAGAAACTAATCCACAATTTCTACCTGGATTAGGAGAAGCTTCATGATGCGCTGAATTTTCTAggtttaaagagaagaaaaaagccacTTTTGTGACTGGAGGATTTAAATGTATTTCCTGCTAATGGGGAAGTCCCCCAAGGGGAAAATACTGTAGCAGCTCAAGTTTGACAGCAAGCACTCGTCCCTGTTCATAGGCTTCTTTCTTACACACTCAGAGAAAATGCTAAGAAACCAAGTCTCAGATTCTCCTTTGGCAGCTATTTTGGCCCCAGAGAAATCATGTTTAGGGGCATCCTGTTCACATAGAGTTTTGCTGCATATATTTGCAGTTTCTTTACTTATCAGTTTCTTTGGAGGACATGCACCATTTCCCCTAAGCTAACAGGATATCAAGTTCTCCTCCTCCTACCCTTTGCCTCATGAGGGAAAGTCACCAAAGTGAAATATGAAGAACGTTTAGTCCCTTTATCACAAATCATTCCAAAATCCCCACTATCCAGGGCTGTGCTATTTttagagagacagagaactgtcacttcattttcttcttcacaaaCACACTCCAATGCTAcccacagctgaaaaaaaagaatgatagCAACAGCCTGAtaaatactgttttgtttttgttaatgAACTTTATAGGATTGTGTCCCAGTCTGCTGGTGTAACAGCATACTTCATCTGATattaaaccaaagaaaacaccTGCCCTGGGTGAGCAGGTCTCCAATAGTTCTAAATAGCTCAACAGATGGATGTCAGACCTCCAGAAGAATAGAAAAACCTTGTAGCTGTTCTGCTCGGATAATACAAGTAGGTTACAATTATTGAGTGCTTAATTATTTTCTCACTTATGCCAGGCAAATTGCTCCGAGTTCCTGAACCCAGCTTCTTTGGCCTCAAACTGAAAAACATAAGCAAGTCCCTAGGCTGCCCTGCAACCATGAACTGAAGCACACTAACAGTACAGCCTGCCTGCCTCCCTGGGAAAGCCCCTGTtacacagcagcaccagcccctaCCAGCTGGGTGAGGGAACCCAGCCAATCCCCTCATGTATTTTGCACTAAGGTCTAACACTAAAAAATCCAATTCAGACATCAATCAATGAGATGGGCGTGGCTGTAGGCTTTTCTTATGCCTATGTGACCTTAACACGGGCCCTCCCAAGCTGAAAAGGGAGGGCTACAAGAAACTGCTTCACATAGCCTGTTCATCTCAACACTTCAGAGATGTGTCAACACGTGTGCAGATAAACATTACTGAAGGACTGTTAGTACATGACGCAGAGGCATCAGCAACAGCACTACAGTGCTCGCTGCACCAGGTCACACCCTGACCCCAGGAAGTGTCTGCAGGATAAGTAACATCAGCTCTGTCCCAGAGCATTTCAAAATTAAGAGATTGTCTTTATGTCCGTATGTTCTGCCCCACATCCAGTCTGTCTAAATCAGAGAGCAGCTCAAAGCAGCTGTagtaaaataattacaaaaaaagtAATAGCTGTTTGGAGGATTCATTCTAACTTCTGGAGGTAGAGGTCCCACCCCTTCCTTGATTGCACTTCTTGCTCCACACTACATCCTCGGTGCATTAATTGGAGAAGAAGTTTCCCTCTGGAGGTGACAATGGTGGAGTTGGCATATTGCTAGATCCCACAAAGAGGCAGCTCAACTTCGGCTTCAATTCATTCCAAACTTTACTCATCTGTGagtggaaaggagaggaaacaaGACATGACGATACAGTAGGTAATCATCTCACCACACTGTGTTTTAACAGGAGTTTCAGAGTACTCAAAAGCACAACACAAACTTGCTGTAGTATTTTGAGGAAGTTCAATGAACCTGCATTGCCCCTTTTAGGCTGGTGCTTTAGTGTAGCTCTCTGAAGACTTTACTGAGCATATATAGAAGCAAGATTTCCCATACATTGGTCAAATTCCTTCActgaagggaagggagggagctgAAGGAGGGACTTCTCTGATATAACAAATGTAAGAAAGTTTGTACATGGACAATACTGAAGGTCATATTTAGGGGCTAACAAAAGGGAACTCCTGTATTTGGAGCAAAAACAAGGAAGTTGGTTCCTTGTCATGTAAATTTCTGCATAGCACAAGAAAATCCAGATTCATCTAGCAAAGACACATCATTCCTCACAGAATACCTAGTTATTTAATGGTTGGGTCTTCTTCAGCTACCCATGGGATAAGGCTCTCTGTAgatgagagaagaagaaaaaaaagacagacacaGCCACTTGCTGCAAGAATACACAGGACAGCGCTGATTCTCATCCCAAACTGGAAAGATCTTAGGCTTTAGACTTTAGAAGTTACGGAAGAGCACAGCTGGATAGATGATTAGAGGAGGAAGGcccacaaatgaaaacaaatacattcaaaTTCTCATTCAGATTTTGGGAAAAAGAACACAGTCTAGAACAACTCACCTCTTTGTGACCCTGGATCTGGGAGTTGACAAAGGCCCCCAAAATGTGAGACGTGAGAGGCAGATAGATGTGGATAAGCTGTGTCTCCTGATGCAGGCAATACAGAGAGAAGTAATTCCGCAGCTCCATGGTTAGGATAGCATTTTCTTGCTGAAAGAAGAGGAACTTGGTGAAATATACTGTCAGGAAGAGGGTTCACTTATAGCAGGAGAAAATGGCATTCCTCACCATACAGAAACTCAAACATATACCAAAACCCTAAAAGAGCAGTTCCTAGAACCATCTGATGTGACAGCCACTGCCCTTTTCATCATGTAGACGGAGGCTTTCCAAATGACATGTTGCCAAAGAGACAGTAGTAAGtgtggagaaaaacaaacacgGAACACGGCAGGTAGCTCAAATTACCCCCTGCACAGGTTACCCTGTACAGTCTAATGGCTTCTTGCATATATGACTGAGGTACACAGTGGTGCATATCTAGGAGACCAGTATCACCCTTCACTCTCCCAGACATCTGCCCTACCTCCACAATCCGAGACTCCAATTGCTCCACTGATTCAGGTTCTTTGTTCTGAACAGTGGCACTCATCATCTGCTTCTTCATCATGCTGTACTTATGCAATGCTCGTTGGTGCTTGTGCAATACCCCCTTCTCATGTCTTTCACACAAATCCTTtatgggaaaaggaaaaaataggtACTCAGTGGAAGTTAAGAGACAACAAGCACGCAAGCTAAGTACATCAGGAACACAAACACAGGTTCGCACTTTATGTAATTTCTATGCTGTagatttttgtctctgttttcaaGAGGGTCAAGAAAATACTGGCAGCTAAGAATTCAAGAAACAAAAGCGCTTGGATCCAGACAAGTAAGCCTTAGAGGCAATCTGGAGCATCACTTGTGCCAATATTTTGGCCCTTATCAGGCCTCTTATCTTTTATGCCCTTCTCAGTATTAAGTGCTGGCAATTAACCATGCTAAGAGCTTGCCTGTATCTTTCAGTCCAGGCCTGGGAAAGTCAGGAGAGGTTGTCACATACAGTTTCAGTAAgtgcttgtaaaaaaaaaaaaagtgcctttgACCAAAAGATTTGTATtaacaaaaattatttcatttgaaCTCATGTCTCCATGAACAAACCAGCAGCAATCTCATTCACTGCTTTGACTCAAAAGCGGTCAAATCTGGAAAGATAGTTCAAGCAGTCATATTTTTAATTCCTTGCAGGGTTTGCTCTTTGGCAAGTTCTCATCACAAGATGACTGGATCAGTCTACAGAGCTGGCTATGGTCAACAGcccctcccctctgccacatGCCCAGTTTGCCTCTGAACTGGCCTCCCAGAGTTTTCCATCCAGTTGGCGTTACACCCTCTAAAAAGCACAAACTTGCTCTAAACAACTTTCTCATTGGCAGAAGAACAGCAGAGCTCACTTTATAGGACTGGAGTAAATCCAGGAAAAGGTTCAGCTTCTCCACCACATCATTCTCTTCCTGTTTACCCTAGAAAAAATGGATAAAGTACATTTTATGTAAGCCTGGCAAGAACCAACAACACAGTTCCTCATATCCTAACACCATGCAGACCCTCCACAATATTCTTCAGGGCATATCTACACTCACACAActgcaccaaaaaaaacctttcaCATGGTATTGGAGTGCTTAGTCTTCAGTATGCAGAACAAAGATGTGACTGAGGCAGGAACAGCTTTTCCAATTGACTGATCATTGTAACAAAAGGAATTAGTTTCACAGTCCCAAGTGTCTGTCTCTTCAGAGCTCTGCCTGGAACTTCTTGCTCTTGTAGATTCCTCCAATCTTGCATCTTCCCTTCTTACAAGATAACTAATCCACTAAAGCTATAAATACCTGTGCATTCCCCATAATTGTTATGCATCAGAAGGCAGGGATGAGATATCAGGCCAAATTTCACTACTTggtttggtggtttgttttttgttttttttaaatttcacaaaatatagtcttttcttcttctagctagtgtctttttc is a window encoding:
- the LOC133625096 gene encoding keratin, type I cytoskeletal 9-like gives rise to the protein MAASARPASSRGPVPGRERRRAGAGSGRARRRAGKAALSWAGPERRWAGRSGGAGLGRSGGGREGRAELGWAGAAVGGKVGRSWAGPERRWAGRSGGAGLGRSGGGREGRAELGWAGAAVGGKVGRSWAGPERRWAGRSGGAGLGRSGGGREGRAELGWAGAAVGGKVGRSWAGPERRWAGRSGGAGLGRSGGGREGRAELGWAGAAVGGKVGRSWAGPERRRAGKPGGAARGTRKGSLVLRLGCRRG
- the NUDT1 gene encoding oxidized purine nucleoside triphosphate hydrolase isoform X1, producing the protein MCTSRLFTLVLVVQPPRVLLGMKKRGFGAGLWNGFGGKVQPGESIEEAARRKINVGVLNSYLTAFALSHLLSCVSTTAWVLWELLEESGLTVDTLQKMGQITFEFVGNSELMDVHIFRADDFHGEPTESDEMRPQWFQLDEVPFHHMWADDIYWFPLLLQKKLFRGYFKFEGQNTILEHTLKEVEEV
- the NUDT1 gene encoding oxidized purine nucleoside triphosphate hydrolase isoform X3; this encodes MCTSRLFTLVLVVQPPRVLLGMKKRGFGAGLWNGFGGKVQPGESIEEAARRELLEESGLTVDTLQKMGQITFEFVGNSELMDVHIFRADDFHGEPTESDEMRPQWFQLDEVPFHHMWADDIYWFPLLLQKKLFRGYFKFEGQNTILEHTLKEVEEV
- the NUDT1 gene encoding oxidized purine nucleoside triphosphate hydrolase isoform X2, with product MKKRGFGAGLWNGFGGKVQPGESIEEAARRKINVGVLNSYLTAFALSHLLSCVSTTAWVLWELLEESGLTVDTLQKMGQITFEFVGNSELMDVHIFRADDFHGEPTESDEMRPQWFQLDEVPFHHMWADDIYWFPLLLQKKLFRGYFKFEGQNTILEHTLKEVEEV